The sequence below is a genomic window from Rhizobium sp. NXC14.
TGTCGTTGAGGATCACCGTCGAATGCGCCGCGGTCGTGCGCGCCATCTGCACGTAGCGGTGTCCGGCAAATTTCGGCGAACCGGAATTGACGATGAAGCGATGGCGGCCGGACGACATTTCGAAGGAAAGGCTGCCGGCATGCGCGGTGCGCAATGCGCCGCCCGAGGGCGGCGTGCCGGTATCGGCGATGATGACGGTCTTGCCGCCGGAAAGCCGCTGATAGCGCGACTGCGGCAAAGCCTTGAACGGCTGGCCGGCGGTCTCGTCATATCTGAGCACCGACATCAGCTCATTGGCGAGCGTCGAGGTTGCGCCGTTGAAAAGCGCCAGATCCCCATCCTGATGCCGGAAGAACCGCAAAGCCGGATACATACGGTCGATGCCGGAGATCAGCTTCTGCGGCAGATCATGGCCGAGATTGACGTAAGTCTGTCGCAGCGGCAGCAGGTCGAGCAGCAATTCGAGGCCGATGCGCGGGTTGCGCGAAACATGGCCGCCATCCGGCAGAATCTGGCTATCGAACTGACGGTCGAGCGCCTGCGCAGCCCTCCGAAGCGTGGAGGCGCGAGCCGGCATGGCGACGGAGGCCATGGCGAGCGCGATGCGCAGCCGGAACAGCTCCAGGCCTCCGAGCGTATAGGGCGCCATGCGATGCAGGAACCTGACCTGGAAAGCCAGCGACTTCATGAACCGGCGATAAAAGCCACGATCGGCGTTCTGCAGCACAACAGGCGAATGCGACAGCCAGGCGATGACGCGTTGGGCGGTGACGTCGGTCTCCCAGGCAATTCCTTCCATACGGCCGGCATGGATGGAAAGCCAGCTGTCGACGATGGCGCGGGCAGCCGCCGCGCTGCGTTCCGTCTTGTGCGCCCGCATGTGCCGCAGCCAGCCGAAGCTGTGCAAGCGGGTCGCAAAGGGCCGGGAGGGCAGGGTAAAGGTGAAGGGCGATTTGCCGTTCGTTTCCAGCATGCGCCCGGCCAGTAGGAAACGTCCGTTGAGAATTTCGTCGGCCACATGCGAATCGATGCCGCGAAGATCGGTCGGGGCGACGATCAGGCGCTCGGGTGGTTTGATCGAATGGCGAATGAGCTTCAGGCGCAGCAACGCGACGCGGCGCAAGGCGCGCCGCCAAGCTTCCCGAACATACATGCTCGCAAAACGCCGACCGGACTGCATATTCTATTGTCTATTGACCCTCGTGGTTAAGAATAGGTGAAAAGCAGCCGATTTCATCGTCCGCAATGAATTAATTCGTGACAACGTTCGAATATGCGAAAATTAGTGCATGTCATTCGAGAACATTCCGGCGGTTTCGCAAAAAATGACGGACGCGCTGCGAGGATGTAGTGACGGGGATTCGGACGACGTGTGTGGGTTTCAGTCAGGTCGTTCGCCGCAGCACCGCCGCGTAAAAGCCATCGAGGCCGGAGGCGATGCCCTCCGGCATTTTCAGCATGGTCGGAAGCGTGCGGAATTCGCCGAGCGGCGTGATCGCCGCTTCGAGGCCGGGCCAGTCGCCCGCGTTGATCGGAATGCGCTCGATCGCCTGCGTATCGGCAAGAATGCGGGCGACGACCTCCTCGCCTTCGGCCGGATCGAGCGAGCAATTGGAAAATACCAGCGTGCCGCCGGGCTTCAGCAAGGTCAGCGCATGACGCAGCAGCCGCTCCTGCAGCGCCGCCAGCCTCGCGATATCATCCGGCCCCTTGGTCCACAGCACGTCGGGGTGCCGGCGCGTCGTGCCGGTGGAAGAGCAGGGGGCGTCGAGCAGGATCGCATCGAAGCCCTCGGTCGGCTTGAATGTCGTCAGGTCTGTCGCAACCGTTTCTGCCTTCAGGCCAAGCCGGTCGAGATTCGACCGCAGCCGTTTTAGCCGGCTTTCCGACTGATCGAGTGCGGTCACCGTACCGCTGGCAAGGATAAGCTGCGCTGTCTTGCCGCCAGGAGCGGCACAAAGATCGGCGACACGTTTGCCCGAGAGATCGCCGAAAAGCCTGGCCGGGATGCTTGCCGCCGCATCCTGCACCCACCAGACACCGTCGTCGAAGCCCTCGAGCGAAGGAATTCCGCCTTCGAAGGCGGCCAACCGCACGCCGCCCGTCGGCAGGGCAACGCCGTTCAGCCGCTTTGCCCAGCCGTCGGCGTCCGATTTGACAGTCAAATCGATCGCCGCAGGCTCGAGCTGCGATTGCGAGATCGCCAGCGCCGCGTCGCGGCCATAGGCCTTTTCCAGCCGTGTGAGGAACCAGCCCGGCATCGGCGGCACCTTGGCGATCTCCTCCAGCACCTCGTCCTTTTCACGGCCGAGCCGGCGCAACACCGCGTTGACCAGCTTCGCAAAGCGGCGATTACGCGGATCTTGGTTGGCCTGCTCGACGGCAAGATCGACGGCCGAATGATCCGGCACGTCGAGATAGAGGATCTGAGCAGCCGCGATTGCCAGAACATGGTGCAAGGCGCGCGCGCCCTCCGGTAGCGGCGATTCCAGCAGCGAGGCAATTGCAGCGTCGATGCGCGGCAGATGGCGCAGCGTCGTATTCAGAATGGCGCGGACAAGGGCGCGATCGCTCTCGCCAAGAGCCTTATAGGCCGGATTGCCGTGTTCATGGTCGAGAGCGCCATCGAGCGGCAGCTTGCGGTCGACGACGGCAGCCAAGATTTTTGCTGCCGTCGCCCGGGCCTGCAGGCCCGGCTTGGTCGGCGCCGATCGGTCAGCGAAAGGTTTCTGTTTGCGGAATGGCTTTTTCGTGCCGTCTGAATTCAAGACCACGGACCTTTTGGCGGTTGCGAACCACCGCGACCCGTATTCGGAACAGAGCGCGATTTGCGCGACGGATTAGCAGCACGCACCGGTCCCGTCGAGACATTCATGCCGCTTTGCGCCATCTCCTGCAGCGCGGCAATACGGTTTTCCGTGTTCGGGTGGGTGGAAAACAGATTGTCCATGCGTTCGCCGGAGAGCGGATTGATGATGAACATATGGGCCGTCGCCGGATTGCGCTCGGCATCCTCATTCGGCACATGGGCCGCGCCGCGGGCGATCTTTCCAAGTGCGGAAGCGAGCCAGAGCGGATTGCCGCAGATTTCGGCGCCGCGGCGATCGGCCGAATATTCGCGCGTGCGGCTGATCGCCATCTGCACCAGCATGGCGGCGAGCGGTGCGACGATCATGGCGACGAGGACGCCGATGAAACCGAGCGGATTATTGTTGTTGTCGCGGTTGCCGCCGAAGAAGAAGGCGAAGTTGCCGAGCATCGAGATCGCGCCGGCAAGCGTTGCCGTGATCGTCATGGTCAGAGTGTCGCGGTTCTGGATATGGGCGAGCTCATGCGCCATCACACCGGCGACCTCCTCGGGAGACAAGGCAGCGAGCAGGCCGGTCGAGGCGGCAACGGCGGCATTTTCGGGATTGCGGCCGGTGGCGAAGGCATTCGGTTGCGGGCTGTCGTAGAGATAGACCTTCGGCATCGGCAGGCCGGCATTACGGGCGAGATCGCGCACGATCGCAAAGAATTCCGGTGCGTTGCGTTCATCGATCTCCTGCGCGCGATAAGCCGCAAGCACCATGCGGTCGGAGTTCCAATACGAGAAAAAATTCATGCCGGCGGCAATGAGAAAGGCGATCATCATGCCGCCCCGACCGCCGATCAGAAAGCCGACAAACATGAAAAGCGCCGTCATGAAGGCAAGCAACATGGCAGTGCGAACGAGGTTCATTGCGAATCTCCAACTCCGATTTCGGCGTCGCAAGCTTTCAATCCCGGCGACCGCGCATTATGATTTGGTTATCCACCCGCCATTTTCAATATTTCCGGCAGGAGAAGGCCATGCAGGAAGCCGATAACGACAATAGCCAAACGCCGACGGCCGAGGGATCGGAGCCGCCGCGCAAGGTGCTGTCCCCGGCGGCCCAACGTGCGCTTGCCGAGGCTGAAGAACGACGGAAGAACCGGAAGCCGCTGGAGCTGCCACCTGAGATCGGCGGCCGCGGCGGCGCCGAGCCTGCGCGCTTCGGCGATTACGAGATCAACGGCCGGGCGATCGATTTTTGATTCGGCGCGGGGAGCCAGAGCGCCACTCAAAAGCAACGGCATTTCCCGCGCGGAAAAATAAGACCGCTCCAACAAAGGAGCGCTTCAGGCTGCTGCCAAACCCCTGCAAAACCCGCGACGTCATCCTCGGCCTTGTGCCGAGGATCTACCCACGTCCAATTAGGCATCTGCAAATAAATGCTTTCCTGTCAAACAATTGCAGTGGTCAGATGCTCGGCACAAGGCCGAGCATGACGGAGGGGAGTTTGTGAACAAACTGAAGCCGCTCCAATAAGAGGGAACGGCCTTGTTGTTTAAGCGGTCACCTTGTTCTGCCGGTTGGCGATCAGATCGTCGACGACAGCCGGATCGGCAAGCGTCGAAGTGTCGCCGAGGGCACCGAAATCGTCCTCGGCGATCTTGCGCAGGATGCGGCGCATGATCTTGCCGGAACGGGTCTTCGGCAGGCCGGGCGCGAACTGGATCTTGTCGGGCGCGGCGATCGGGCCGATTTCGGCGCGCACATGTTTCACCAGTTCCTGGCGAAGCGTGTCCGAACCATCGTGACCGGCCATCAGCGTCACATAGCAATAGATGCCCTGGCCCTTGATCGCATGGGGATAGCCGACGACCGCCGCTTCCGAAACCAAATTGTGCGAGACGAGGGCAGACTCAACCTCCGCCGTTCCGAGCCGGTGGCCGGAGACGTTGAGCACGTCGTCGACGCGGCCGGTGATCCAATAATAGCCGTCCGCATCGCGCCGGCAGCCGTCACCGGTGAAGTACTTGCCCTTGTAGGTGGAGAAATAAGTCTGGATGAAGCGGTCATGGTCGCCATAGACCGTGCGCATCTGGCCCGGCCAGCTGTCGGCAATGCAGAGATTGCCGTCTGCAGCTCCTTCCAGCACCTTGCCTTCATTGTCCACCAGCTCAGGCT
It includes:
- a CDS encoding DUF1674 domain-containing protein translates to MQEADNDNSQTPTAEGSEPPRKVLSPAAQRALAEAEERRKNRKPLELPPEIGGRGGAEPARFGDYEINGRAIDF
- a CDS encoding heparinase II/III family protein, which produces MQSGRRFASMYVREAWRRALRRVALLRLKLIRHSIKPPERLIVAPTDLRGIDSHVADEILNGRFLLAGRMLETNGKSPFTFTLPSRPFATRLHSFGWLRHMRAHKTERSAAAARAIVDSWLSIHAGRMEGIAWETDVTAQRVIAWLSHSPVVLQNADRGFYRRFMKSLAFQVRFLHRMAPYTLGGLELFRLRIALAMASVAMPARASTLRRAAQALDRQFDSQILPDGGHVSRNPRIGLELLLDLLPLRQTYVNLGHDLPQKLISGIDRMYPALRFFRHQDGDLALFNGATSTLANELMSVLRYDETAGQPFKALPQSRYQRLSGGKTVIIADTGTPPSGGALRTAHAGSLSFEMSSGRHRFIVNSGSPKFAGHRYVQMARTTAAHSTVILNDTSSSRFSHSPFLDHAITEPVKTVTVERLETEDGRDSIKLSHDGYLRIFGVLHERELTLNAAGSIVTGHDRLIRREGYESDEPLKAVARFHVHPSIVLQQSDRESVLLTAPDGESWLFTAPGNEVLISEDIFFADSSGICGSDQIEIDFNLAEKTEIRWFLSRRA
- the htpX gene encoding zinc metalloprotease HtpX, whose protein sequence is MNLVRTAMLLAFMTALFMFVGFLIGGRGGMMIAFLIAAGMNFFSYWNSDRMVLAAYRAQEIDERNAPEFFAIVRDLARNAGLPMPKVYLYDSPQPNAFATGRNPENAAVAASTGLLAALSPEEVAGVMAHELAHIQNRDTLTMTITATLAGAISMLGNFAFFFGGNRDNNNNPLGFIGVLVAMIVAPLAAMLVQMAISRTREYSADRRGAEICGNPLWLASALGKIARGAAHVPNEDAERNPATAHMFIINPLSGERMDNLFSTHPNTENRIAALQEMAQSGMNVSTGPVRAANPSRKSRSVPNTGRGGSQPPKGPWS
- a CDS encoding RsmB/NOP family class I SAM-dependent RNA methyltransferase, whose protein sequence is MVLNSDGTKKPFRKQKPFADRSAPTKPGLQARATAAKILAAVVDRKLPLDGALDHEHGNPAYKALGESDRALVRAILNTTLRHLPRIDAAIASLLESPLPEGARALHHVLAIAAAQILYLDVPDHSAVDLAVEQANQDPRNRRFAKLVNAVLRRLGREKDEVLEEIAKVPPMPGWFLTRLEKAYGRDAALAISQSQLEPAAIDLTVKSDADGWAKRLNGVALPTGGVRLAAFEGGIPSLEGFDDGVWWVQDAAASIPARLFGDLSGKRVADLCAAPGGKTAQLILASGTVTALDQSESRLKRLRSNLDRLGLKAETVATDLTTFKPTEGFDAILLDAPCSSTGTTRRHPDVLWTKGPDDIARLAALQERLLRHALTLLKPGGTLVFSNCSLDPAEGEEVVARILADTQAIERIPINAGDWPGLEAAITPLGEFRTLPTMLKMPEGIASGLDGFYAAVLRRTT